From one Paenibacillus sp. FSL K6-1330 genomic stretch:
- a CDS encoding BglG family transcription antiterminator — protein sequence MNNRQKEIFRNLLMEPNRLWLVQDLADQTECSEKTIRNDLKVIDEYIVKHSSGNLVKRPGLGVYLEIGEADQTDLFQRLYSNESSTEHVSDEERVLHLAYRLLMNAKPVTIQNLASLFYVNKTIIRRDMEKIEGWLHSFDLNLVTKQRVGLMIEGSEKNKRMALARLNQLINRPELTGQMMRKQYEPHEIATVFNELKALQKQHQLRFTDETFESLMLHILLMVKRTKLGQPISLSGQDIAFLENKAEFAWAIDFLKKLQKLFAVPFSKEETAYLTLHLLGGKFRYTQEDEGARRSDLADSHPLLPQLVEQLIRRMSELNMIPFSKDQVLLNGLKVHLYTTMNRLHYGLAVSNPMLAEIKKMYPYMFDRVIMALEEVGGALQLYFPEEEAAYLTLHFQASVERLHQNESHPQKAIIVCHMGVGMSQLLLAKVERRFPSVHVETTMSKAEVEDYLAAHEVDLIITTVDLPKLKSPHILVSPLLEASDERKLEQAIRRLDEPDCRAAEESVFLKYTTPFLVFPQQEIERPEQLIAKFAHMLEDKGYVEAGYTESVLDRENMSATTIGGGIAIPHGSPKWVKQSCIVIVTLKQPITWGTEKVELVFLLAVKHDEREEMRQLFRELSHISEQPALVSALSKETDAMRLLSTLKG from the coding sequence ATGAATAATAGGCAAAAAGAGATTTTTCGCAATTTGTTAATGGAACCGAACCGGTTGTGGCTCGTTCAGGATCTGGCGGATCAGACCGAGTGCTCGGAGAAGACGATCCGGAATGATCTGAAGGTAATTGATGAATATATAGTTAAGCACTCCAGTGGTAATCTGGTGAAAAGGCCGGGACTCGGCGTTTATCTGGAGATCGGGGAAGCAGATCAGACTGATTTATTCCAACGTTTGTATTCAAACGAGAGTTCCACCGAGCATGTATCCGATGAGGAAAGGGTGCTGCATCTGGCTTACCGGCTCTTGATGAACGCGAAGCCCGTAACCATTCAGAACCTGGCTTCTTTGTTTTATGTGAACAAGACGATTATTCGTCGAGATATGGAGAAGATTGAGGGCTGGCTGCACAGCTTTGATCTGAACTTAGTGACTAAGCAGCGTGTGGGCTTAATGATTGAAGGCTCGGAGAAGAACAAACGGATGGCGCTGGCGCGGTTGAACCAGTTGATCAATCGTCCGGAGTTGACGGGACAGATGATGCGTAAGCAGTATGAACCGCATGAGATTGCAACCGTATTCAATGAGTTGAAGGCGTTGCAAAAGCAACATCAGCTCCGCTTCACCGATGAAACCTTTGAAAGTCTGATGCTGCATATTCTGCTTATGGTCAAACGGACCAAGCTGGGACAGCCGATTTCGCTTTCTGGGCAGGACATAGCCTTTTTGGAGAACAAAGCGGAATTTGCATGGGCGATAGACTTTTTGAAGAAGCTGCAAAAACTGTTCGCCGTACCTTTTTCCAAGGAAGAAACCGCTTATCTAACCCTGCACCTGCTTGGCGGGAAGTTCCGATACACGCAGGAGGATGAAGGCGCCCGGCGGAGTGATCTGGCAGACAGCCACCCCCTGCTGCCCCAATTGGTTGAGCAATTGATTCGGCGGATGTCGGAGTTGAATATGATCCCTTTCTCCAAGGACCAGGTATTATTGAACGGGTTGAAAGTGCATTTATACACGACCATGAACCGTCTTCATTATGGTCTGGCTGTGTCTAATCCGATGCTGGCTGAGATCAAAAAGATGTACCCCTACATGTTCGATCGGGTCATCATGGCATTGGAAGAGGTAGGGGGAGCGCTCCAGCTGTATTTTCCCGAAGAGGAAGCCGCCTATTTGACGCTGCACTTTCAGGCGTCTGTGGAACGGCTTCACCAGAATGAAAGCCATCCTCAGAAGGCCATTATCGTGTGTCATATGGGCGTCGGGATGTCCCAATTGCTTCTCGCGAAGGTGGAACGGAGATTCCCGTCCGTGCATGTAGAGACAACGATGTCCAAAGCGGAAGTGGAGGATTATCTGGCAGCTCATGAGGTGGATCTTATTATTACAACGGTGGATCTGCCCAAGCTAAAATCACCTCACATCCTCGTTTCCCCACTGCTCGAGGCCAGTGACGAGCGTAAGCTGGAGCAAGCGATCCGGCGGCTTGATGAGCCGGATTGCAGGGCGGCTGAGGAATCAGTCTTTTTGAAATATACGACACCTTTTCTCGTCTTTCCTCAGCAGGAGATAGAGCGCCCAGAACAGTTAATCGCCAAATTTGCGCATATGCTGGAGGACAAAGGGTATGTCGAGGCAGGCTATACGGAAAGTGTGCTGGATCGTGAGAATATGTCTGCTACGACGATTGGCGGGGGCATTGCCATCCCTCATGGCAGCCCGAAGTGGGTTAAACAGTCCTGCATCGTGATTGTTACTCTGAAACAGCCGATCACCTGGGGAACCGAGAAAGTAGAGCTTGTGTTCTTGCTTGCGGTTAAGCACGATGAGCGGGAAGAGATGAGGCAGCTGTTCAGAGAATTGTCGCATATCAGTGAGCAGCCGGCTTTGGTCAGTGCGTTATCTAAGGAGACGGATGCGATGCGATTGCTGAGTACGTTAAAAGGGTAA